The Pyrenophora tritici-repentis strain M4 chromosome 10, whole genome shotgun sequence genome contains a region encoding:
- a CDS encoding FucP, Fucose permease → MEKMDHRQKRSGVHTSHSSSTTADIRQVQNVAFADATAKANVKPWTKAMFKLYLCLFIATLNSCINGYDGSLMGAINSYHQYRSYFGFNIDEGTPTTGIVYAIYTIGNLVGSFVAGPATDFKGRKWGMFIGTSIIIFGACIQATCTNLGGFMGGRFVLGFGVAITSTAGPAWLIANDRHEEALDTMAKFHGEGNRDSPIVKLEYKEMVEDISVTGSDKRWWDYRELFNSREARYRTMLVVAMAFFGQWSGNGPVSYYYPTMLQGAGITSNHTRLLFNGMQNVVSFSGAIFGAVYTDSWGRRPQLLVSTGLLVGVFAIVCALVATNLKTGEDGKPIYLDDGRTPDIKRPGQARAYYFLFIFWDMFEFTIIYFFFVETRRRTLEEISEIFNAKKPVQHSLNKTRIIMHGNGRGVTEMLDKEDVVVVERDSGFGKRER, encoded by the exons ATGGAAAAGATGGATCACCGACAAAAGAGAAGTGGGGTGCATACTTCACACAGCTCGAGCACGACGGCGGATATACGGCAGGTGCAAAATGTTGCTTTTGCCGATGCGACGGCAAAGGCGAATGTGAAGCCATGGACAAAAGCCATGTTCAAG CTTTACCTCTGTCTCTTCATCGCAACCCTCAACTCATGTATAAACGGCTACGACGGCTCTCTCATGGGCGCAATAAACAGCTACCACCAATACCGCTCCTACTTTGGCTTCAACATCGACGAAGGCACACCCACCACCGGTATCGTTTACGCAATCTACACCATCGGTAACCTCGTCGGTTCGTTTGTCGCAGGCCCCGCCACGGATTTCAAAGGAAGGAAATGGGGAATGTTCATTGGGACGTCCATCATCATCTTCGGCGCGTGCATACAAGCTACCTGCACTAACCTAGGCGGTTTCATGGGCGGGAGATTCGTGTTGGGGTTTGGTGTTGCGATTACCTCTACGGCGGGACCGGC ATGGCTCATCGCAAACGACCGCCACGAAGAAGCACTAGACACAATGGCAAAATTCCACGGCGAAGGCAACCGCGACTCCCCCATCGTCAAACTCGAATACAAAGAAATGGTCGAAGACATCAGCGTCACCGGCTCCGACAAACGCTGGTGGGACTACCGCGAACTCTTCAACTCGCGCGAAGCGCGGTATAGAACCATGCTCGTAGTCGCCATGGCCTTTTTCGGCCAATGGTCTGGAAACGGGCCTGTGAGCTACTACTACCCAACCATGTTACAAGGCGCCGGCATCACAAGCAACCACACGCGTCTCCTCTTCAACGGCATGCAAAACGTCGTTTCCTTCAGCGGCGCCATTTTCGGCGCCGTCTACACGGATTCCTGGGGCCGAAGACCACAATTACTGGTTTCCACGGGCTTGCTCGTCGGCGTCTTCGCCATTGTGTGTGCGCTCGTTGCTACGAATTTGAAAACGGGAGAGGATGGCAAGCCAATTTATCTGGATGATGGGAGGACACCTGATATTAAGCGGCCGGGGCAGGCGAGAGCG TACTActtcctcttcatcttctgGGATATGTTCGAATTCACAATCATCtacttcttcttcgtcgaAACCCGGCGCCGCACCCTCGAGGAAATCAGCGAAATCTTCAACGCCAAAAAACCCGTCCAGCACTCGCTCAACAAAACCCGCATCATCATGCATGGAAACGGCCGGGGCGTTACCGAAATGCTGGATAAGGAAGATGTAGTGGTTGTGGAGAGAGATAGCGGGTTTGGCAAGAGGGAGA GGTGA
- a CDS encoding RPN2, 26S proteasome regulatory complex component, translating into MVGLTSAAGVVGFLSEPDPALRSFALQRLNEEIDLLWPEVAGSVSQIEALYEDESFPERELAALVAAKVYYQLQEYNESMVFALGAGKLFDIHKAAEFEETILAKCLDTYIALSVMHNPPTPVSKASQAPPQLSTSFSGNAAGGSSTSASLASPITPFSQSALPSKSLLSREDSSTFDPTVPGGGNAGVAGAHPTPMVLQRNVQKNLHSTVRRIFESCYVSGNYKQVVGIAIEARNLEVLREAIVRASQDGKKQGKKPAQPSAQSEDLMEYVLDICMNVVQERGLRNEILRLILDLLNDDQIPNPDYFSIAKCVVYLNQHSLASKLVRQLIERGDDRSRAVAYQISFDLYENGTQEFLAKVMEELPEAEKEETSGDASQKADAGESDSLLGNTDTSNVSSAKGASEDQLKAFGSVRHILRGTKSIELNLEFLYRNNRTDKAVLNRIRDSLEARNSIFHSSVTFANAFMNAGTTNDTFFRENLDWLGKAVNWSKFSATAALGVIHRGNITQGQKLLEPYLPKDSVSSGSHYEQGGSLYALGLIYANHGSNVLDLLLKQFQNASEEVIQHGGALGLGVAGMATGSEEIFDAFKNVLYTDSAINGEAVGLSMGLVMLGTGNIKALEDMIQYAHDTQHEKIVRGLAMGMALIMYARQEAADELINGLLDDPDPTLRYGGIMTIALAYCGTGSNKAVRRLLHVAVSDVSDDVRRVAVMSLGFILFRKPGSVPRMVELLAESYNPHVRYGATMALGIACAGTGLPEAVDLLEPMMKDSTDFVRQGALIALSMIMVQQNEAMNPKVASIRKQLAKVVGDRHEDAMAKFGCALALGIIDAGGRNCTIGLQTPTGNLNMAAIVGMAVFTQYWYWFPLTHFLSLSFTPTAVIGLDQELEIPSFKFHSNTRPSMFDYPPDAEVKAEEAPEKIKTAVLSTTAQDKRRRMVKERQKRRESMDVDHTPNTPKPSADDDKMDIDEDAKKEDADRAQTVESSKKKVEKEKVGYELENMSRVLPPQVKYISFPSERYVPVKKPTLGVILLTDTKPSEPKTLLELKVKKAAPAPAPGASGSSADQGHEGISVTTAAAPVSDNMVDEGHAEASTPGEFVYESDTNPDDDD; encoded by the exons ATGGTCGGCCTCACATCCGCCGCCGGTGTCGTTGGCTTCCTCTCCGAGCCCGACCCAGCCTTGCGCTCATTCGCTCTACAGCGACTGAATGAGGAGATTGACTTGCTCTGGCCAGAAGTCGCGGGTTCTGTCAGTCAAAT TGAGGCACTCTACGAGGATGAATCGTTTCCGGAGCGAGAGCTTGCAGCTCTGGTAGCAGCAAAGGTGTACTACCAGCTGCAAGAATACAATGAGAGCATGGTCTTTGCACTTGGTGCGGGCAAGCTGTTTGATATCCACAAGGCTGCTGAGTTTGAGGAGACGATACTAG CGAAATGCTTAGACACCTACATCGCCCTCTCTGTCATGCACAACCCCCCGACACCGGTCAGCAAAGCAAGCCAGGCTCCCCCGCAGCTCAGCACATCCTTCTCCGGAAATGCGGCGGGTGGCTCTAGCACTTCGGCCAGTCTAGCTTCGCCGATAACGCCCTTCTCACAGTCCGCATTACCATCCAAGTCGCTGCTTTCTAGGGAAGACTCGTCGACTTTTGACCCTACGGTGCCTGGAGGGGGTAACGCGGGAGTTGCTGGGGCTCACCCCACACCCATGGTGTTGCAGCGGAACGTGCAGAAGAACCTCCACAGCACTGTACGGCGGATATTTGAGAGCTGCTATGTGAGTGGCAACTACAAGCAGGTTGTCGGAATTGCCATCGAGGCCCGGAATCTCGAAGTTCTGCGAGAGGCAATTGTCCGCGCGAGCCAAGATGGAAAGAAGCAGGGTAAGAAGCCTGCACAGCCATCAGCGCAGAGTGAGGACTTGATGGAGTACGTTCTCGACATTTGCATGAACGTCGTGCAAGAGCGAGGGCTGCGAAACGAAATCCTCCGCCTGATCCTCGATCTCCTCAATGACGACCAAATCCCGAACCCCGACTACTTCTCCATTGCCAAGTGCGTCGTCTACCTCAACCAGCACTCTCTCGCTTCGAAGCTCGTTCGGCAACTCATCGAAAGGGGGGATGACAGGTCGCGCGCCGTCGCATACCAGATCTCATTCGACCTCTATGAAAACGGTACACAGGAGTTCCTTGCAAAGGTCATGGAGGAGCTGCCTGAAGCTGAAAAGGAGGAGACCAGCGGCGATGCGTCACAAAAGGCCGATGCAGGCGAGTCGGACTCACTGCTCGGAAATACAGACACCAGCAACGTCTCAAGTGCAAAGGGGGCATCTGAGGATCAACTCAAGGCCTTCGGCTCCGTCCGCCACATTCTCCGGGGAACAAAGAGCATCGAGCTGAATCTCGAATTCCTGTACAGGAACAACCGCACAGACAAGGCTGTACTGAACAGGATCCGCGACAGCTTAGAGGCCCGAAACTCCATCTTCCACTCCAGCGTCACATTTGCAAATGCCTTCATGAACGCAGGTACTACCAATGACACATTCTTCCGTGAGAACCTCGACTGGTTAGGCAAGGCCGTCAACTGGTCCAAGTTCTCAGCGACCGCTGCTCTTGGTGTGATCCACCGTGGCAACATTACCCAAGGTCAGAAGCTCCTGGAGCCCTACCTGCCAAAGGACAGTGTTTCTTCGGGCTCTCACTACGAGCAAGGTGGATCACTTTACGCTCTTGGTCTGATTTATGCCAACCATGGAAGCAACGTCCTCGACTTGCTCCTCAAGCAGTTCCAGAATGCGTCTGAAGAAGTCATTCAGCACGGTGGTGCGCTTGGTCTCGGTGTTGCCGGCATGGCCACAGGCTCCGAAGAGATCTTCGATGCGTTCAAGAACGTCCTCTACACCGACTCCGCCATCAATGGTGAGGCTGTCGGTCTCTCCATGGGTCTTGTCATGCTCGGCACTGGCAATATCAAGGCACTCGAGGACATGATTCAGTATGCGCATGACACACAGCACGAAAAGATTGTCCGCGGTCTTGCCATGGGTATGGCACTCATCATGTATGCGCGCCAAGAGGCTGCTGATGAGCTCATCAATGGTCTTCTCGATGACCCCGACCCAACCCTTCGCTATGGAGGTATCATGACCATTGCTTTGGCGTACTGTGGTACAGGCAGCAACAAGGCAGTACGCAGGCTGCTCCATGTTGCCGTCAGCGACGTGAGTGATGACGTACGACGAGTCGCCGTCATGAGCTTGGGTTTCATTCTCTTCCGAAAGCCAGGCAGCGTCCCCCGCATGGTCGAACTTCTTGCAGAGTCGTACAACCCACATGTCCGCTACGGAGCTACAATGGCTCTCGGTATCGCATGTGCTGGAACTGGACTTCCAGAGGCGGTAGATCTATTGGAGCCCATGATGAAGGACTCCACCGACTTTGTCCGACAAGGTGCTTTGATTGCGTTGTCCATGATTATGGTACAGCAAAACGAGGCAATGAACCCCAAGGTGGCATCCATCCGAAAGCAGCTTGCCAAGGTTGTTGGCGACCGCCACGAAGATGCAATGGCCAAGTTTGGTTGCGCGTTGGCTCTTGGTATCATCGATGCCGGAGGTAGAAACTGCACAATCGGTCTGCAGACGCCGACCGGTAACCTCAATATGGCGGCCATTGTCGGCATGGCTGTCTTCACTCAGTACTGGTACTGGTTCCCCTTGACCCATTTCCTGTCGCTCAGCTTCACACCTACTGCCGTCATTGGTCTGGACCAAGAGCTTGAAATTCCCTCCTTCAAGTTCCACAGCAACACCCGCCCAAGCATGTTTGATTACCCCCCAGACGCAGAGGTCAAGGCAGAGGAGGCGCCCGAGAAGATCAAGACTGCGGTCCTGTCGACCACTGCTCAAGATAAGCGACGACGCATGGTCAAGGAGCGTCAAAAGCGAAGGGAGAGCATGGATGTCGACCATACTCCCAACACACCGAAGCCATCTGCAGATGACGACAAGATGGACATTGACGAGGACGCTAAGAAGGAAGACGCCGACCGAGCACAAACAGTAGAGTCgtcgaagaagaaggtagagaaggagaaggtTGGCTACGAGCTGGAGAACATGTCGCGTGTACTTCCGCCGCAAGTCAAGTACATTAGCTTCCCAAGCGAACGATATGTTCCAGTGAAGAAG CCAACCCTTGGTGTAATTCTTCTTACCGACACCAAGCCTTCAGAACCCAAGACGCTCCTCGAGCTCAAGGTAAAGAAGGCTGCACCCGCACCCGCTCCTGGCGCATCGGGTTCCTCGGCAGACCAAGGACATGAAGGCATATCAGTAACAACTGCTGCAGCACCGGTCAGTGACAATATGGTGGATGAGGGTCACGCCGAGGCATCCACTCCAGGCGAGTTTGTATACGAATCTGATACAAACCCGGACGATGACGATTAG
- a CDS encoding mRNA-capping enzyme subunit beta: MMSPKRKRNDPKPIWAYREGEELPPELKALEEQQRKQSRPPPPQPTLSSAPAVQPPHVVHAQPAPAHPPQRQHSSPMVERNGPPSSDARVTPPFERPISDAAFIYDDVSHHVCEFIWTTAVNNEMVRKAISDPRVQLEVEARWGQIIDTQSSQRLRGFWRTETVLNTEAIQVKFESTMTALQHQRMNMYLNTQVRHSKQPSSSRPAIDYRHTYETDLFYELDQEGFLKLNPIVQQLINQSGSRQRVRVTRDKNTGEFLRAIIKHRIGNLEVSSPKTEWDYRIGINLEIDFPGSVESLKPAVEGGKTVESMKRQKDRMSYSWLGAYQVDLTQVTQGPSKNHELELELTSDVLIAEADKARRNEANRYESLINGMMNNLRVLSREITGPPGA; this comes from the exons ATG ATGTCACCCAAGCGCAAGCGCAACGACCCAAAGCCAATATGGGCCTATCGCGAGGGCGAAGAGCTGCCGCCGGAGCTCAAGGCGCTTGAGGAACAGCAACGCAAGCAGTCGCGTCCGCCTCCACCACAACCCACCCTATCGTCTGCACCTGCCGTCCAGCCGCCGCATGTCGTCCACGCGCAACCCGCGCCTGCCCATCCTCCACAGCGACAACACTCCTCGCCCATGGTCGAGCGGAATGGACCTCCGTCCAGTGACGCTAGAGTGACGCCACCCTTTGAGCGCCCCATCTCCGACGCTGCATTCATCTACGACGACGTGTCGCACCATGTATGCGAGTTTATATGGACCACTGCCGTGAATAATGAAATGGTGCGCAAAGCCATCTCGGACCCCAGGGTCCAGCTGGAAGTAGAGGCGCGTTGGGGCCAGATAATAGACACGCAGAGCAGCCAGCGCCTGCGAGGCTTCTGGCGCACTGAAACCGTGCTGAACACTGAAGCCATCCAAGTCAAGTTTGAAAGTACTATGACGGCGCTGCAGCATCAACGCATGAATATGTATCTCAACACGCAGGTCCGGCACTCCAAACAGCCCAGCTCTTCGCGTCCAGCTATAGATTACCGGCATACGTACGAGACGGACTTGTTCTATGAGCTCGACCAGGAGGGATTTCTTAAGTTGAACCCCATTGTCCAGCAGCTCATCAACCAGTCCGGCTCCCGCCAGCGCGTCCGCGTAACCCGCGATAAGAACACGGGCGAATTTCTACGAGCCATCATAAAGCACCGCATCGGCAACCTTGAGGTGAGCTCGCCCAAGACAGAGTGGGATTACCGCATCGGCATCAACTTGGAAATCGACTTTCCGGGTTCCGTTGAAAGCCTGAAGCCCGCCGTCGAGGGGGGCAAGACGGTCGAGTCTATGAAGCGACAGAAAGACCGCATGTCTTACTCGTGGTTGGGCGCATACCAAGTTGATCTGACTCAAGTCACACAAGGACCCAGCAAGAATCACGAGCTGGAGTTGGAGCTGACTTCGGACGTGCTCATAGCAGAAGCAGACAAGGCGCGGAGGAACGAGGCAAACAGGTACGAGAGCCTGATCAACGGTATGATGAACAACTTGCGAGTGCTTTCGCGAGAGATCACAGGCCCCCCTGGGGCTTGA
- a CDS encoding PykF, Pyruvate kinase: protein MANALDHLNSGRTRIEWLSQLNTEYTPAKQYRRTSIICTIGPKTNSAEKINSLRKVGLNVVRMNFSHGSYEYHQSVIDNAREAEKTQPGRPLAIALDTKGPEIRTGNTVDDADIPIKAGAVINITTDEKYATACDDKNMYVDYKNITKVIAPGRTIYVDDGVLSFEVLEVTDDKTLKCKCVNNGKISSRKGVNLPKTDIDLPPLSEKDKADLRFGVKNKVDMVFASFIRRGSDITAIREVLGEEGKDIQIIAKVENQQGVNNFDEILRETDGVMVARGDLGIEIPPSQVFIAQKMMITKCNIAGKPVICATQMLESMTYNPRPTRAEVSDVGNAVLDGADCVMLSGETAKGDYPVEAVTMMHETCLLAEVAIPYVNAFDELRKLAPVPCPTTETCAMAAVSASLEQNAGAILVLTTSGTTARLVSKYRPVCPIIMVTRNEMAARYSHLYRGVYPFYFPEQKPDFKTEPWQEDVDRRLKWGIMNAIKLGVLSKGDPVICVQGWRGGMGHTNTLRIVPAQEDLGLDQDA from the exons ATGGCGAACGC TCTAGACCACCTCAACTCCGGCAGGACCAGGATCGAGTGGCTCAGCCAGCTCAACACTGAGTACACACCGGCGAAGCAGTACCGGAGAACATCCATCATCTGCACCATCGGCCCCAAGACCAACTCCGCCGAGAAGATCAACTCGCTCCGCAAAGTCGGTCTCAATGTCGTCCGCATGAACTTCTCCCACGGCTCGTACGAGTACCACCAGTCCGTCATTGACAACGCGCGTGAGGCGGAGAAGACACAGCCTGGCAGGCCTCTGGCTATTGCCCTTGACACCAAGGGCCCGGAAATCCGAACAGGTAACACTGTTGACGATGCCGATATCCCCATCAAGGCTGGTGCCGTCATCAACATCACCACCGATGAGAAGTACGCCACAGCCTGCGACGACAAGAACATGTACGTCGACTACAAGAACATCACAAAGGTCATTGCCCCTGGCCGCACAATCTACGTCGATGACGGAGTCCTCTCATTCGAGGTGCTCGAAGTCACAGACGACAAGACGCTCAAGTGCAAGTGCGTCAACAACGGCAAGATCTCGTCCAGGAAGGGTGTAAACCTGCCCAAGACGGACATTGACCTTCCTCCTCTATCGGAGAAGGACAAGGCCGATCTCAGGTTCGGTGTCAAAAACAAGGTCGACATGGTCTTTGCGTCGTTTATCCGCCGCGGCAGCGACATTACCGCTATCCGCGAGGTGCTCGGCGAGGAGGGCAAGGACATCCAGATCATCGCCAAGGTGGAGAACCAGCAGGGTGTCAACAACTTTGACGAGATCCTGAGGGAAACCGACGGTGTCATGGTTGCCCGTGGTGACCTTGGTATTGAGATTCCTCCCAGCCAGGTCTTCATCGCACAGAAGATGATGATCACAAAGTGCAACATTGCCGGCAAGCCCGTCATCTGCGCCACCCAAATGCTCGAGTCCATGACCTACAACCCCCGCCCTACACGTGCTGAAGTCAGCGATGTCGGTAACGCGGTTCTCGACGGTGCCGACTGTGTCATGTTGTCCGGTGAGACTGCCAAGGGTGACTACCCTGTCGAGGCTGTTACCATGATGCACGAGACGTGCCTGCTCGCTGAGGTCGCTATCCCATACGTCAACGCATTTGACGAGCTGAGGAAGCTCGCTCCCGTGCCCTGCCCTACAACCGAGACATGCGCCATGGCAGCCGTCAGTGCCAGTCTGGAGCAGAACGCTGGCGCCATCTTGGTGCTGACAACGAG TGGCACCACGGCCCGGCTCGTGTCCAAGTACCGGCCAGTGTGCCCCATCATCATGGTCACTCGTAACGAGATGGCTGCTAGG TACTCGCACCTGTACCGCGGCGTGTACCCGTTCTATTTCCCCGAACAGAAGCCCGACTTCAAGACGGAGCCATGGCAGGAGGACGTTGACCGCCGTTTGAAGTGGGGTATCATGAACGCCATCAAGCTGGGAGTGCTCAGCAAGGGCGATCCGGTCATTTGCGTGCAAGGCTGGAGGGGCGGCATGGGCCATACCAACACACTCCGCATTGTGCCAGCACAGGAGGACCTTGGCCTCGACCAAGACGCGTAG
- a CDS encoding DUF1748 domain containing protein: protein MVLGKVAHYAFDAVLISAFLAGVRRSTGLTVKPDSFSENPSAQKWFENYLWVGETVMDQSVALFGASSYFERKR from the exons ATGGTC CTCGGCAAAGTCGCGCATTACGCTTTCGATGCGGTATTAA TATCCGCCTTCCTCGCCGGCGTCCGTCGCTCCACTGGCCTCAC TGTGAAGCCCGATTCCTTCAGCGAAAACCCCAGCGCCCAGAAGTGGTTTGAAAACTACCTCTGGGTCGGCGAGACTGTCATGGACCAGAGCGTCGCCCTGTTCGGCGCCAGCTCTTACTTTGAACGCAAGCGGTAG
- a CDS encoding MIP-T3 domain containing protein, producing MWFLEHESLFGGKRVWLRPGSQQLFGRTRTVDQDGPQGTNWKIDNKAVSRKHVMLKVYDVAPEDGTKLHKRSQIEVTDLSCRQGTTIDDKNTLKSQKAEDGSINYSSEILKGTEHTIRLAQGYAPFRIVWRPAVFTYASKETRDGKARSTRLHGLDIKTTTDFVFDKTTHVVSAKRNLPKVLSGLTSGKHIVTTEFLDAVISVATASVDEEQHYLPSKLEEDFDAWWPTEKDYVPPAGAEPVARPQEMLMPDPSRSEVFSGLTFVFLNEGQHSSLLEPITGGGGKALLFNVQLGETTIQEYVDYVHSVAGKKRRGKASDKLPVVTVRLPAYPDAMEEWAANFVIGVDQALGQRSVLQNEFLDAIITKDRASLQRPPTDLGNTQYTAPESSAARRSMRTTTPTSTSRAPSQAPEEDTPPAEEPAKINPRKRIQRPKTSRFTGFDDDEPVPKKKKVEHTQIEDVQQSAPRIATSAAASQGRTATNTQSQTTPQLHVQDTIEKEEQFDSLFPTAAKMRKERAATRAPPASVEPEAGGPVQTSTTKGVDALARLNKAKARAEKDINIREHTRQRIKEEEDKRKADEESLREALEGVDIGELKNLAQVEEMEVLPRQNRDIARNPNPANSDRWNPEWNGRKNFKKFRRRGVEQGVQPRKVIVTLEEAPPKKGIGISDTFLLEGIEPSLRSRGSRQAVDSDSEPEVGGFTRRKRTTQSQSQQQQVVINVEDSGPDDEELDPSERTQKSSGRTQRITETQLSTSSLAQRGKKRPSDAESVQSTSKRSKYGRIIDDDSDEEETGFRFKRRT from the coding sequence ATGTGGTTCCTCGAACACGAGAGCCTCTTTGGAGGAAAGCGCGTATGGCTGCGACCAGGATCACAGCAGCTCTTCGGTCGAACCAGGACTGTCGACCAGGACGGCCCGCAAGGAACGAATTGGAAGATTGACAACAAAGCTGTGTCGAGGAAACATGTCATGCTCAAAGTCTACGATGTGGCTCCAGAGGACGGTACAAAGCTGCACAAGCGGTCTCAGATTGAGGTCACCGACCTCAGCTGCCGGCAGGGAACTACAATCGACGACAAGAACACATTAAAGAGTCAAAAGGCGGAAGATGGGTCGATAAACTACAGTAGCGAGATATTGAAGGGGACAGAACACACCATCAGGCTAGCCCAGGGCTATGCGCCGTTCAGGATTGTGTGGCGGCCGGCTGTATTCACGTATGCGTCCAAAGAGACACGCGATGGCAAGGCCCGAAGCACGCGACTGCATGGCCTAGATATCAAAACTACGACCGACTTCGTATTCGACAAGACAACCCACGTCGTGTCCGCGAAACGAAACCTCCCCAAAGTCCTCTCGGGCCTGACGTCTGGCAAGCACATAGTCACTACAGAATTTCTCGATGCGGTCATCAGCGTTGCCACGGCATCGGTTGACGAAGAACAACATTACTTGCCCTCGAAGCTGGAAGAGGACTTTGATGCATGGTGGCCGACAGAGAAGGACTACGTACCGCCAGCGGGTGCAGAGCCAGTCGCTCGGCCACAAGAGATGCTGATGCCCGATCCGTCGAGATCAGAGGTATTCTCCGGGCTTACCTTTGTCTTCCTAAATGAAGGGCAACATAGCAGCTTGCTCGAACCCATCACGGGTGGAGGTGGGAAAGCACTGCTATTCAACGTTCAGCTGGGCGAGACAACTATACAAGAATACGTCGACTATGTCCATAGCGTTGCAGGTAAAAAACGGCGCGGCAAGGCTAGCGACAAGCTGCCAGTGGTCACGGTACGACTACCGGCATACCCTGACGCCATGGAGGAGTGGGCTGCAAATTTCGTAATCGGTGTTGATCAGGCACTTGGTCAGCGCTCCGTTCTACAAAATGAGTTTCTCGATGCAATCATCACGAAAGACCGAGCTTCCCTCCAGAGGCCGCCTACAGACTTGGGTAACACTCAATATACTGCGCCTGAGTCGTCCGCTGCGCGACGTTCAATGCGTACTACAACTCCCACATCTACTTCCAGAGCACCATCACAAGCCCCGGAAGAAGACACACCTCCAGCGGAAGAGCCTGCGAAGATCAATCCACGGAAGCGTATACAAAGACCGAAAACTAGTCGCTTTACTGGCTTTGATGACGATGAACCAGTCCCTAAAAAGAAGAAGGTTGAACATACTCAGATAGAAGACGTGCAGCAGTCTGCACCGCGGATAGCGACATCAGCAGCGGCTTCACAAGGGCGCACTGCAACAAACACGCAAAGCCAGACCACACCCCAATTACACGTTCAGGACACAATAGAAAAAGAAGAGCAGTTCGACTCGCTTTTTCCGACTGCTGCCAAGATGAGGAAGGAGAGAGCCGCTACCCGGGCGCCACCAGCGTCAGTTGAGCCCGAAGCAGGTGGACCAGTACAGACTTCAACTACAAAAGGCGTCGATGCACTAGCACGGCTGAACAAAGCAAAAGCCAGGGCGGAGAAAGACATCAACATCCGCGAGCACACACGCCAACGCAtcaaggaagaagaggacaAGCGCAAGGCAGACGAAGAAAGTCTACGAGAAGCACTCGAAGGCGTAGACATTGGCGAACTCAAAAACCTAGCCCAGGTAGAAGAGATGGAAGTCCTCCCTCGACAGAACAGAGATATTGCACGCAATCCTAACCCCGCAAACAGCGACCGCTGGAACCCCGAATGGAACGGTCGCAAAAATTTCAAAAAGTTTCGTCGTCGCGGTGTCGAACAAGGCGTTCAACCGCGCAAGGTCATCGTCACACTCGAAGAAGCTCCACCTAAGAAAGGCATCGGTATCAGCGACACATTCCTACTCGAGGGCATCGAGCCTTCGTTGCGCTCTCGTGGAAGTCGCCAGGCTGTCGACTCCGATTCTGAGCCTGAAGTGGGCGGCTTCACACGGCGGAAACGTACTACACAGTCACAGtcgcagcagcagcaagTCGTCATCAATGTGGAAGATAGCGGGCCAGACGATGAAGAATTGGATCCGAGCGAGCGGACGCAGAAGAGTAGTGGACGTACGCAGAGGATTACGGAAACACAGTTGTCAACGAGTTCGCTGGCGCAGAGGGGGAAGAAGAGGCCGTCTGATGCTGAGAGTGTGCAGTCGACTAGTAAGCGGAGCAAGTATGGGAGGATTATCGACGATGATAGCGATGAGGAGGAAACGGGGTTTAGGTTTAAGCGGAGGACGTAG